A region from the Drosophila bipectinata strain 14024-0381.07 chromosome 3R, DbipHiC1v2, whole genome shotgun sequence genome encodes:
- the cnc gene encoding segmentation protein cap'n'collar isoform X6 has product MLQSTAPPYHHPHPHHGHPHAHPHPHHHAATMHHHAHAHHAAAAAAAHQRAVQQANYGGGVGVGVGVGVGVGSGTGSAFQRQPSSGGFHPSHHQGRMPRLNRSVSMERLQDFATYFSPIPSMVGGVSDMSPYPHHYPGYSYQASPSQGAPGPGQHGQYGGGAAAAPLQPPPPPPPHHASMLHHPNAALGDICPSGQPHYGHNLGSAVSSSMHLTNSSHEADGAAAAAAAYKVEHDLMYYANTSSDMNPTADGFMNSIFTDEDLHLMDMNESFCRMVDNSTSNNSSVLGLPSSGHVSNGSGGSAQLAPGNTHANQVNGASGAVGPMSTGGAAGMTADLLASGGGAGAQGGADRLDASSDSAVSSMGSERVPSLSDGEWGEGSDSAQDYHQGKYGGPYDFSYNNNSRLTTATRQPPVAQKKHQLYGKRDPHKQTPSALPPTVPPAAATAVQSQSIKYEYDAGYGSSGMASSAGGISSEAGAMGPALSKDYHHHQAAYGMGASGSNFNGDYTHRPTPRTAEDLVHLNHTYSALPQGSGALPRPQARDKKPQVATKTGSGKGANSGGGSSSSSSSAGGSSHGGEDEHLTRDEKRARALNIPIPVQDIINLPMDEFNERLSKYDLSENQLSLIRDIRRRGKNKVAAQNCRKRKLDQILTLEDEVNAVVKRKTQLNQDRDHLESERKRISNKFAMLHRHVFQYLRDPEGNACSPADYSLQQAADGSVYLLPRDKPEGNNTATAASNAVSSGSNGHVPAQAPMHGHHGQHGMQAQHVGAGMSQQQQQQQSRLPPHLQQHHLQQQQQPGGQSQQQHRKE; this is encoded by the exons ATGTTGCAATCCACGGCTCCGCCCTACCACCACCCCCATCCTCACCACGGCCATCCCCATGCGCATCCCCATCCGCACCATCATGCCGCCACGATGCACCACCACGCCCATGCCCATcatgccgccgccgctgccgctgcccaCCAGCGTGCAGTGCAGCAGGCCAACTATGGCGGCGGCGTTGGCGTCGGTGTCGGAGTCGGAGTGGGCGTGGGCAGCGGTACGGGTAGCGCCTTTCAGCGTCAGCCATCCAGCGGTGGATTCCATCCCAGCCATCACCAG GGTCGTATGCCGCGCCTGAACCGCAGCGTCTCCATGGAACGGCTTCAGGACTTTGCCACCTACTTCAGCCCCATACCCAGCATGGTGGGCGGAGTGTCGGACATGTCGCCGTATCCCCACCACTATCCGGGCTACTCCTACCAGGCGAGTCCCTCGCAAGGCGCCCCCGGTCCCGGACAGCATGGTCAGTATGGTGgcggagctgctgctgctcccctgcagccgccaccaccgccgccgccgcacCATGCCAGTATGCTGCACCACCCGAACGCCGCCCTGGGTGACATCTGCCCCTCGGGCCAGCCCCACTACGGCCACAATCTGGGCTCGGCGGTCTCCTCCAGCATGCATCTGACCAACTCCAGTCACGAAGCCGATGGCGCCGCCGCCGCAGCTGCCGCCTATAAGGTGGAGCACGATCTGATGTACTATGCG AATACCTCCTCGGACATGAACCCAACGGCTGATGGTTTCATGAACTCCATTTTCACCGACGAGGATCTTCATTTGATGGACATGAATGAGA GCTTCTGTCGCATGGTGGacaacagcaccagcaacaactCTTCGGTCCTGGGTCTGCCCAGCAGTGGACATGTCAGCAACGGCTCTGGTGGCTCTGCTCAGCTGGCGCCGGGAAACACTCACGCAAACCAAGTCAACGGAGCTTCGGGCGCCGTGGGCCCAATGAGCACTGGCGGAGCTGCGGGCATGACCGCCGATCTTCTGGCCAGCGGCGGTGGTGCAGGTGCACAGGGCGGGGCTGATCGCTTGGACGCCTCTAGCGACAGTGCCGTCAGTTCGATGGGCTCCGAGCGGGTGCCCTCCCTCTCCGACGGCGAGTGGGGCGAGGGCAGTGACTCGGCGCAGGACTATCACCAGGGCAAGTACGGTGGCCCCTATGACTTcagctacaacaacaactcGCGGCTGACCACGGCCACCCGTCAACCGCCGGTGGCGCAAAAGAAGCATCAGTTATACGGAAAGCGGGATCCTCACAAGCAGACCCCATCGGCTCTGCCACCGACAGTGCCGCCGGCAGCTGCCACGGCCGTGCAGTCGCAGAGCATTAAATACGAATACGATGCGGGATACGGATCCTCGGGAATGGCCAGCAGTGCTGGCGGTATCAGCAGCGAAGCTGGCGCCATGGGACCGGCCCTGTCGAAGGACTACCACCATCACCAGGCGGCCTACGGAATGGGCGCCAGCGGTAGCAACTTCAATGGGGACTACACCCACCGACCCACTCCCAGGACTGCTGAAGACCTGGTGCACCTAAATCACACCTACTCGGCCCTGCCCCAGGGAAGTGGTGCCCTGCCAAGACCCCAGGCGCGCGACAAGAAGCCTCAGGTGGCCACTAAGACAGGATCAGGCAAGGGAGCCAACTCTGGCGGcggtagcagcagcagcagcagcagtgccGGCGGCAGTAGCCACGGCGGAGAGGATGAGCATCTGACCCGTGATGAGAAGCGTGCCCGTGCCCTGAACATCCCTATTCCGGTGCAGGACATCATCAATTTGCCCATGGACGAGTTCAACGAGCGTCTGTCCAAATACGACCTGAGCGAGAACCAACTGTCCCTGATCCGCGACATCCGTCGTCGTGGCAAGAACAAGGTGGCGGCCCAGAACTGCCGCAAACGCAAGCTGGACCAGATCCTCACCCTCGAGGACGAAGTGAACGCTGTGGTGAAGCGCAAGACGCAGCTGAACCAGGACCGCGATCACTTGGAGAGTGAGCGCAAGCGCATCTCCAACAAGTTTGCCATGCTCCATCGACATGTGTTCCAG TATCTTCGTGATCCTGAGGGCAACGCATGCTCGCCGGCTGACTACAGCTTGCAGCAGGCCGCCGATGGCTCTGTCTACTTGCTGCCGCGTGACAAACCCGAGGGCAACAACACGGCCACAGCTGCCTCCAATGCTGTGTCCTCGGGCAGCAACGGACATGTGCCCGCCCAGGCACCGATGCACGGCCACCATGGCCAGCACGGAATGCAGGCCCAGCACGTCGGTGCTGGAAtgagccagcagcagcaacagcagcagtcgAGGCTGCCCCCGCATCTGCAGCAACACCatttgcagcagcaacagcagccaggAGGTCAGTCGCAACAGCAGCACCGCAAGGAATGA
- the cnc gene encoding segmentation protein cap'n'collar isoform X5 — translation MEDLLGTLGDPSISKVSLEASIGEYIRLPLDDLLNDVLKLSEFPLEDELSNDPVASTSQAAAALNENQSLRTSSETGEEFLGGEVVPLKQRRIDTKDQENDPEKDNNGGDDFSVSDFDDLQNSVGSPLFDLDEDAKKELDEMLQSTAPPYHHPHPHHGHPHAHPHPHHHAATMHHHAHAHHAAAAAAAHQRAVQQANYGGGVGVGVGVGVGVGSGTGSAFQRQPSSGGFHPSHHQGRMPRLNRSVSMERLQDFATYFSPIPSMVGGVSDMSPYPHHYPGYSYQASPSQGAPGPGQHGQYGGGAAAAPLQPPPPPPPHHASMLHHPNAALGDICPSGQPHYGHNLGSAVSSSMHLTNSSHEADGAAAAAAAYKVEHDLMYYANTSSDMNPTADGFMNSIFTDEDLHLMDMNESFCRMVDNSTSNNSSVLGLPSSGHVSNGSGGSAQLAPGNTHANQVNGASGAVGPMSTGGAAGMTADLLASGGGAGAQGGADRLDASSDSAVSSMGSERVPSLSDGEWGEGSDSAQDYHQGKYGGPYDFSYNNNSRLTTATRQPPVAQKKHQLYGKRDPHKQTPSALPPTVPPAAATAVQSQSIKYEYDAGYGSSGMASSAGGISSEAGAMGPALSKDYHHHQAAYGMGASGSNFNGDYTHRPTPRTAEDLVHLNHTYSALPQGSGALPRPQARDKKPQVATKTGSGKGANSGGGSSSSSSSAGGSSHGGEDEHLTRDEKRARALNIPIPVQDIINLPMDEFNERLSKYDLSENQLSLIRDIRRRGKNKVAAQNCRKRKLDQILTLEDEVNAVVKRKTQLNQDRDHLESERKRISNKFAMLHRHVFQYLRDPEGNACSPADYSLQQAADGSVYLLPRDKPEGNNTATAASNAVSSGSNGHVPAQAPMHGHHGQHGMQAQHVGAGMSQQQQQQQSRLPPHLQQHHLQQQQQPGGQSQQQHRKE, via the exons GTGAATACATTCGCTTGCCTTTGGATGATTTGCTGAACGACGTGCTCAAGCTCTCTGAATTCCCGCTCGAAGACGAG TTATCCAACGATCCGGTGGCCTCCACTTCCCAGGCAGCTGCCGCTTTGAACGAAAACCAATCGCTTAGGACCAGCTCGGAGACCGGCGAAGAGTTCCTCGGCGGCGAGGTAGTGCCCCTCAAGCAGCGTAGGATCGACACCAAGGACCAGGAGAACGACCCGGAAAAGGACAACAACGGAGGGGACGACTTCTCGGTCAGCGACTTTGACGACTTGCAGAACTCTGTGGGCTCGCCCCTGTTTGACTTAGATGAGGACGCCAAGAAGGAGCTAGACGAGATGTTGCAATCCACGGCTCCGCCCTACCACCACCCCCATCCTCACCACGGCCATCCCCATGCGCATCCCCATCCGCACCATCATGCCGCCACGATGCACCACCACGCCCATGCCCATcatgccgccgccgctgccgctgcccaCCAGCGTGCAGTGCAGCAGGCCAACTATGGCGGCGGCGTTGGCGTCGGTGTCGGAGTCGGAGTGGGCGTGGGCAGCGGTACGGGTAGCGCCTTTCAGCGTCAGCCATCCAGCGGTGGATTCCATCCCAGCCATCACCAG GGTCGTATGCCGCGCCTGAACCGCAGCGTCTCCATGGAACGGCTTCAGGACTTTGCCACCTACTTCAGCCCCATACCCAGCATGGTGGGCGGAGTGTCGGACATGTCGCCGTATCCCCACCACTATCCGGGCTACTCCTACCAGGCGAGTCCCTCGCAAGGCGCCCCCGGTCCCGGACAGCATGGTCAGTATGGTGgcggagctgctgctgctcccctgcagccgccaccaccgccgccgccgcacCATGCCAGTATGCTGCACCACCCGAACGCCGCCCTGGGTGACATCTGCCCCTCGGGCCAGCCCCACTACGGCCACAATCTGGGCTCGGCGGTCTCCTCCAGCATGCATCTGACCAACTCCAGTCACGAAGCCGATGGCGCCGCCGCCGCAGCTGCCGCCTATAAGGTGGAGCACGATCTGATGTACTATGCG AATACCTCCTCGGACATGAACCCAACGGCTGATGGTTTCATGAACTCCATTTTCACCGACGAGGATCTTCATTTGATGGACATGAATGAGA GCTTCTGTCGCATGGTGGacaacagcaccagcaacaactCTTCGGTCCTGGGTCTGCCCAGCAGTGGACATGTCAGCAACGGCTCTGGTGGCTCTGCTCAGCTGGCGCCGGGAAACACTCACGCAAACCAAGTCAACGGAGCTTCGGGCGCCGTGGGCCCAATGAGCACTGGCGGAGCTGCGGGCATGACCGCCGATCTTCTGGCCAGCGGCGGTGGTGCAGGTGCACAGGGCGGGGCTGATCGCTTGGACGCCTCTAGCGACAGTGCCGTCAGTTCGATGGGCTCCGAGCGGGTGCCCTCCCTCTCCGACGGCGAGTGGGGCGAGGGCAGTGACTCGGCGCAGGACTATCACCAGGGCAAGTACGGTGGCCCCTATGACTTcagctacaacaacaactcGCGGCTGACCACGGCCACCCGTCAACCGCCGGTGGCGCAAAAGAAGCATCAGTTATACGGAAAGCGGGATCCTCACAAGCAGACCCCATCGGCTCTGCCACCGACAGTGCCGCCGGCAGCTGCCACGGCCGTGCAGTCGCAGAGCATTAAATACGAATACGATGCGGGATACGGATCCTCGGGAATGGCCAGCAGTGCTGGCGGTATCAGCAGCGAAGCTGGCGCCATGGGACCGGCCCTGTCGAAGGACTACCACCATCACCAGGCGGCCTACGGAATGGGCGCCAGCGGTAGCAACTTCAATGGGGACTACACCCACCGACCCACTCCCAGGACTGCTGAAGACCTGGTGCACCTAAATCACACCTACTCGGCCCTGCCCCAGGGAAGTGGTGCCCTGCCAAGACCCCAGGCGCGCGACAAGAAGCCTCAGGTGGCCACTAAGACAGGATCAGGCAAGGGAGCCAACTCTGGCGGcggtagcagcagcagcagcagcagtgccGGCGGCAGTAGCCACGGCGGAGAGGATGAGCATCTGACCCGTGATGAGAAGCGTGCCCGTGCCCTGAACATCCCTATTCCGGTGCAGGACATCATCAATTTGCCCATGGACGAGTTCAACGAGCGTCTGTCCAAATACGACCTGAGCGAGAACCAACTGTCCCTGATCCGCGACATCCGTCGTCGTGGCAAGAACAAGGTGGCGGCCCAGAACTGCCGCAAACGCAAGCTGGACCAGATCCTCACCCTCGAGGACGAAGTGAACGCTGTGGTGAAGCGCAAGACGCAGCTGAACCAGGACCGCGATCACTTGGAGAGTGAGCGCAAGCGCATCTCCAACAAGTTTGCCATGCTCCATCGACATGTGTTCCAG TATCTTCGTGATCCTGAGGGCAACGCATGCTCGCCGGCTGACTACAGCTTGCAGCAGGCCGCCGATGGCTCTGTCTACTTGCTGCCGCGTGACAAACCCGAGGGCAACAACACGGCCACAGCTGCCTCCAATGCTGTGTCCTCGGGCAGCAACGGACATGTGCCCGCCCAGGCACCGATGCACGGCCACCATGGCCAGCACGGAATGCAGGCCCAGCACGTCGGTGCTGGAAtgagccagcagcagcaacagcagcagtcgAGGCTGCCCCCGCATCTGCAGCAACACCatttgcagcagcaacagcagccaggAGGTCAGTCGCAACAGCAGCACCGCAAGGAATGA
- the cnc gene encoding segmentation protein cap'n'collar isoform X7 gives MVDNSTSNNSSVLGLPSSGHVSNGSGGSAQLAPGNTHANQVNGASGAVGPMSTGGAAGMTADLLASGGGAGAQGGADRLDASSDSAVSSMGSERVPSLSDGEWGEGSDSAQDYHQGKYGGPYDFSYNNNSRLTTATRQPPVAQKKHQLYGKRDPHKQTPSALPPTVPPAAATAVQSQSIKYEYDAGYGSSGMASSAGGISSEAGAMGPALSKDYHHHQAAYGMGASGSNFNGDYTHRPTPRTAEDLVHLNHTYSALPQGSGALPRPQARDKKPQVATKTGSGKGANSGGGSSSSSSSAGGSSHGGEDEHLTRDEKRARALNIPIPVQDIINLPMDEFNERLSKYDLSENQLSLIRDIRRRGKNKVAAQNCRKRKLDQILTLEDEVNAVVKRKTQLNQDRDHLESERKRISNKFAMLHRHVFQYLRDPEGNACSPADYSLQQAADGSVYLLPRDKPEGNNTATAASNAVSSGSNGHVPAQAPMHGHHGQHGMQAQHVGAGMSQQQQQQQSRLPPHLQQHHLQQQQQPGGQSQQQHRKE, from the exons ATGGTGGacaacagcaccagcaacaactCTTCGGTCCTGGGTCTGCCCAGCAGTGGACATGTCAGCAACGGCTCTGGTGGCTCTGCTCAGCTGGCGCCGGGAAACACTCACGCAAACCAAGTCAACGGAGCTTCGGGCGCCGTGGGCCCAATGAGCACTGGCGGAGCTGCGGGCATGACCGCCGATCTTCTGGCCAGCGGCGGTGGTGCAGGTGCACAGGGCGGGGCTGATCGCTTGGACGCCTCTAGCGACAGTGCCGTCAGTTCGATGGGCTCCGAGCGGGTGCCCTCCCTCTCCGACGGCGAGTGGGGCGAGGGCAGTGACTCGGCGCAGGACTATCACCAGGGCAAGTACGGTGGCCCCTATGACTTcagctacaacaacaactcGCGGCTGACCACGGCCACCCGTCAACCGCCGGTGGCGCAAAAGAAGCATCAGTTATACGGAAAGCGGGATCCTCACAAGCAGACCCCATCGGCTCTGCCACCGACAGTGCCGCCGGCAGCTGCCACGGCCGTGCAGTCGCAGAGCATTAAATACGAATACGATGCGGGATACGGATCCTCGGGAATGGCCAGCAGTGCTGGCGGTATCAGCAGCGAAGCTGGCGCCATGGGACCGGCCCTGTCGAAGGACTACCACCATCACCAGGCGGCCTACGGAATGGGCGCCAGCGGTAGCAACTTCAATGGGGACTACACCCACCGACCCACTCCCAGGACTGCTGAAGACCTGGTGCACCTAAATCACACCTACTCGGCCCTGCCCCAGGGAAGTGGTGCCCTGCCAAGACCCCAGGCGCGCGACAAGAAGCCTCAGGTGGCCACTAAGACAGGATCAGGCAAGGGAGCCAACTCTGGCGGcggtagcagcagcagcagcagcagtgccGGCGGCAGTAGCCACGGCGGAGAGGATGAGCATCTGACCCGTGATGAGAAGCGTGCCCGTGCCCTGAACATCCCTATTCCGGTGCAGGACATCATCAATTTGCCCATGGACGAGTTCAACGAGCGTCTGTCCAAATACGACCTGAGCGAGAACCAACTGTCCCTGATCCGCGACATCCGTCGTCGTGGCAAGAACAAGGTGGCGGCCCAGAACTGCCGCAAACGCAAGCTGGACCAGATCCTCACCCTCGAGGACGAAGTGAACGCTGTGGTGAAGCGCAAGACGCAGCTGAACCAGGACCGCGATCACTTGGAGAGTGAGCGCAAGCGCATCTCCAACAAGTTTGCCATGCTCCATCGACATGTGTTCCAG TATCTTCGTGATCCTGAGGGCAACGCATGCTCGCCGGCTGACTACAGCTTGCAGCAGGCCGCCGATGGCTCTGTCTACTTGCTGCCGCGTGACAAACCCGAGGGCAACAACACGGCCACAGCTGCCTCCAATGCTGTGTCCTCGGGCAGCAACGGACATGTGCCCGCCCAGGCACCGATGCACGGCCACCATGGCCAGCACGGAATGCAGGCCCAGCACGTCGGTGCTGGAAtgagccagcagcagcaacagcagcagtcgAGGCTGCCCCCGCATCTGCAGCAACACCatttgcagcagcaacagcagccaggAGGTCAGTCGCAACAGCAGCACCGCAAGGAATGA